TACACGTGGATTTTTATATCTTAATTTATGCTCTAAACTTGCCCACATATCCATACCAATTGTACGAATCTGAATTTCGACTGGTATTACTTTCACACGTTCAGCTAAAAATACCGGAATAGATACAACTATATGCAGACTTTTATACCCATTTGATTTCGGGTACTCTATATAATTTTTTCTTTTTAATAACTTCACATCAGCTTGTCTAAGCAATAACTTTTCGATAGTATAAACATCTTCAATATAGTTACAAACCACTCTTATACCAGCAATATCTTGAATATTTTCTTTTGCTGATTCAGCATTTAATGGAAATCCTTTACGTTTTAGCTTTTTAATTAAACTTGGAAATTCTTTAACACGCTTTTCCATATGATGGATAGGATTATGTTTATAAGCAACTTGAAATTCATCATCTAAGATTTTCAATTTGGTACCTATTTCTTCCAGAGCAGCAGCATAATTATGTTGTAACTCTACAAAGTTAAACAACTCTTCTAAAGCTTGTTCCGATGACTGAACATATTCAATTTCACCTAAATTATTCGTAAATTCCTTCTTTAATTCCTCTAAATTGATAGTTGGTTTTCTTTCTATATACATAGATATTCTCCCTTATATTTTTAAATAAAAATATATATTCTCCGCTATTAAGTATATCATTTAGAAGTTTTCTATTAAAGAAAGATGGTATAGTAACTATTTACACACTAAAATCTACTCAATTAAGCCTTTCTTTTCTTCATAAATATTGGTAATACGATGATCAACACACTAATTGTTAAAAGGATTGCTGTGATTGGTGAATGTAATAGTGAGAAATAATCTCCGTTATTAAGTAATAGATGTCTTCTTAATGATGTTTCCATTAATGGTCCTAATACAATACCTAATATTAATGAAGCTATTGAGAAATTAAATACTTTCATTAAGTAGCCTACTACTCCAAATAGAAGCATTATCCAAACATTTAATAAATCATTATTTGTCGCATAAGCGCCTAGTAGTGAAAGAATGATAATAAATGTTGCGATGATACTATAAGGTGCTGTTAGTAATAATGTAAATACTTGTATACCTGCTCTTCCTGCTATTAAAGTCA
This portion of the Mammaliicoccus vitulinus genome encodes:
- a CDS encoding GTP pyrophosphokinase yields the protein MYIERKPTINLEELKKEFTNNLGEIEYVQSSEQALEELFNFVELQHNYAAALEEIGTKLKILDDEFQVAYKHNPIHHMEKRVKEFPSLIKKLKRKGFPLNAESAKENIQDIAGIRVVCNYIEDVYTIEKLLLRQADVKLLKRKNYIEYPKSNGYKSLHIVVSIPVFLAERVKVIPVEIQIRTIGMDMWASLEHKLRYKNPRVSTEQYQEKLKECSIEITNVEQKMQEMNDEIYRDEMGSMS